One window of the Niallia circulans genome contains the following:
- the lon gene encoding endopeptidase La produces the protein MEENKKTIVPLLPLRGLLVYPTMVLHLDVGRDKSVQALEKAMVEDHLIFLTMQKDMDIDEPEEEDLYKMGTLTKVKQMLKLPNGTIRVLVEGVQRAELEELMEEDGYFAARLRLFEEETTKDVEDEALMRTMLQYFEQYIKISKKISHETYAAVSDMEEPGRMADIIASHLPIKLKEKQQILETLNNKQRMNYVIDIIQNEKEVLNLEKKIGQRVKKSMERTQKEYYLREQMKAIQKELGDKDGKTGEVSTLLEKIEEAGMPDHVKVTALKELDRYEKIPSTSAESSVIRNYIDWLLALPWTNATEDDLDLIKAEKILNDDHHGLEKVKERVLEYLAVQKLTNSLKGPILCLAGPPGVGKTSLARSIARSLNRNFVRISLGGVRDESEIRGHRRTYVGAMPGRIIQGMKKAETINPVFLLDEIDKMSNDFRGDPSSAMLEVLDPEQNHNFSDHYIEETYDLSKVMFIATANNLATIPGPLRDRMEIISIAGYTEIEKIHIAKDHLLPKQIKEHGLSKAQLQIREDGLQKIVRLYTREAGVRTLERQLATICRKTARMIVTAEKKKVVITAKNVEDFLGKPIFHYGQAEEEDQVGVATGLAYTTVGGDTLQIEVSLAPGKGKLVLTGKLGDVMKESAQAAFSYIRSKSEELGIDANFHEKYDIHIHVPEGAVPKDGPSAGITMVTALVSALSGKPIKKEVGMTGEVTLRGRVLPIGGLKEKSLGAHRAGLKTIIIPKDNAKDIDDVPESVREELDFILVSHVDEVLKHALNGSVNL, from the coding sequence ATGGAGGAAAATAAAAAAACAATAGTCCCCCTCCTGCCGCTTCGGGGTTTACTGGTTTATCCAACGATGGTGCTTCATTTAGATGTTGGTCGTGATAAGTCAGTGCAAGCTCTCGAAAAAGCAATGGTAGAAGACCATTTAATTTTTCTTACAATGCAAAAAGATATGGATATAGATGAACCTGAAGAAGAGGATCTATATAAAATGGGAACTTTAACAAAAGTGAAGCAAATGTTAAAGCTGCCAAATGGAACAATTAGAGTTCTTGTTGAAGGGGTACAAAGAGCAGAATTAGAAGAATTGATGGAGGAAGATGGTTATTTTGCTGCAAGACTACGTTTGTTTGAAGAAGAAACTACCAAAGACGTAGAAGATGAGGCATTAATGAGAACAATGCTTCAATATTTTGAGCAATACATAAAAATTTCTAAAAAAATATCGCATGAAACATATGCAGCTGTTTCCGATATGGAAGAGCCGGGCAGAATGGCCGATATTATTGCTTCCCATCTACCAATTAAATTAAAAGAAAAACAGCAAATTTTAGAAACTTTAAATAATAAGCAGAGAATGAATTATGTTATCGACATTATTCAAAATGAAAAAGAGGTGTTAAACCTCGAGAAGAAAATAGGTCAGCGCGTAAAGAAATCAATGGAAAGAACACAAAAGGAATATTATTTACGCGAACAAATGAAAGCCATTCAAAAAGAATTAGGTGACAAGGATGGCAAAACTGGCGAAGTAAGTACACTGCTTGAAAAAATTGAAGAGGCGGGCATGCCAGACCATGTAAAGGTAACAGCATTAAAGGAATTAGATCGCTATGAAAAAATTCCTTCTACCTCTGCAGAAAGTTCTGTCATCCGCAATTATATTGACTGGCTCTTGGCATTACCATGGACCAATGCAACAGAAGATGATTTGGATCTTATTAAGGCAGAAAAAATCCTTAATGATGATCACCATGGACTAGAAAAGGTAAAAGAAAGGGTATTGGAGTATTTAGCTGTACAAAAGCTGACAAATTCTTTGAAAGGCCCTATTCTTTGTCTTGCTGGACCTCCTGGAGTGGGGAAAACCAGTCTTGCTCGTTCTATAGCTCGCTCCTTAAACCGTAACTTTGTCCGCATCTCTTTAGGTGGTGTGCGTGATGAATCAGAAATTAGAGGTCATAGACGAACTTACGTTGGGGCGATGCCAGGAAGAATCATTCAAGGAATGAAAAAGGCAGAAACCATTAATCCGGTATTTTTATTAGATGAGATTGATAAAATGTCTAATGATTTCCGAGGCGATCCTTCATCAGCCATGCTAGAAGTACTTGATCCAGAACAAAACCACAACTTCAGTGATCATTATATTGAAGAAACTTATGATTTATCGAAAGTTATGTTTATCGCAACAGCTAATAATTTAGCTACCATTCCTGGTCCATTACGTGATAGAATGGAAATTATCTCGATAGCTGGATATACAGAAATCGAGAAAATTCATATTGCGAAAGATCATCTATTGCCTAAACAAATTAAAGAGCATGGATTATCGAAAGCGCAGCTCCAAATTAGAGAAGACGGACTCCAAAAAATTGTTCGTCTCTATACTAGAGAAGCTGGAGTTCGTACTTTAGAAAGACAATTAGCTACAATTTGCCGCAAAACAGCAAGAATGATTGTAACAGCTGAGAAGAAAAAAGTCGTTATCACAGCTAAAAATGTAGAGGATTTCCTTGGTAAGCCAATTTTTCATTATGGTCAAGCAGAGGAAGAGGATCAAGTTGGCGTAGCAACTGGTCTTGCCTATACTACAGTTGGCGGTGATACTTTGCAAATTGAAGTATCCTTGGCGCCTGGAAAAGGTAAATTAGTCTTAACGGGAAAATTAGGGGATGTAATGAAGGAATCTGCCCAAGCGGCATTCAGCTATATACGTTCTAAATCGGAAGAGCTGGGCATTGATGCGAATTTCCATGAGAAATATGATATTCATATTCATGTTCCAGAAGGTGCTGTACCAAAGGATGGCCCATCAGCAGGAATCACCATGGTAACCGCACTTGTTTCTGCTCTTTCTGGAAAGCCAATCAAGAAAGAGGTTGGAATGACGGGAGAAGTAACATTGAGAGGTCGTGTTCTTCCAATTGGAGGATTAAAGGAAAAATCTCTTGGTGCTCACCGTGCTGGGTTAAAGACAATTATTATCCCGAAAGATAATGCGAAGGATATCGATGATGTTCCTGAAAGTGTAAGAGAAGAACTAGACTTTATCCTTGTTTCACATGTAGATGAAGTATTAAAACACGCGTTGAACGGAAGTGTAAATCTTTGA
- a CDS encoding uroporphyrinogen-III synthase: protein MVNLLLGKKILVPRSKKQASVLSKQIIDLGGIPVEVPLIAFREKQLPDGVIASLKNKAYDWLVFTSRNGVDAFFKEMNRLELTLVAPIAVIGEKTTAAIAGYGYQADFMPTDFVAEQFAKEFAAILEKQQRILIIKGNRSREFLAEQLKKACLQVDEAILYETYFPLESEELLVNEVKENDIEVLLFTSSSTAHHFMQIIQKHQLIDRVERCIVISIGPITTETLHSYGMHVTITAKPYTTDSILEHLVQYLTN, encoded by the coding sequence ATGGTTAATCTGCTTCTTGGAAAAAAAATTCTCGTCCCTCGATCAAAAAAACAAGCGAGTGTGTTATCAAAGCAGATTATTGATCTAGGCGGTATTCCGGTTGAAGTGCCTTTAATCGCGTTTCGAGAAAAACAACTTCCAGATGGAGTAATTGCTTCTTTAAAAAATAAAGCATATGATTGGCTTGTCTTTACGAGCCGTAATGGAGTAGATGCTTTTTTTAAAGAAATGAACAGATTAGAATTAACCCTTGTAGCTCCAATTGCTGTTATTGGCGAAAAGACAACAGCTGCTATTGCGGGATATGGGTATCAAGCTGATTTTATGCCGACAGATTTTGTTGCTGAACAGTTTGCCAAAGAGTTTGCAGCCATTTTGGAAAAACAACAGAGAATTCTAATTATAAAAGGAAACAGATCAAGAGAATTTCTAGCAGAGCAATTAAAGAAAGCCTGTTTACAAGTAGATGAAGCTATATTGTATGAAACGTATTTCCCGCTAGAAAGTGAAGAATTGCTTGTTAATGAAGTAAAGGAAAATGATATAGAGGTATTACTGTTTACCAGCTCCTCCACCGCCCATCATTTTATGCAAATCATCCAAAAACATCAATTGATTGATAGGGTGGAAAGGTGTATCGTGATTAGTATTGGACCAATCACAACAGAAACCTTGCACAGCTATGGAATGCATGTAACAATCACAGCAAAACCATATACAACAGATAGTATTCTGGAACATTTAGTGCAGTATTTAACAAATTAA
- the yihA gene encoding ribosome biogenesis GTP-binding protein YihA/YsxC — MKVNQAEIVISAVKPNQYPEGNLPEFALAGRSNVGKSSFINRMLGRKALARISSKPGKTQTLNFYLINEIMHFVDVPGYGYAKVSKKEREAWGKMLETYFTSREQLKAVVLITDLRHPPTADDILMYDFLKHYGIPCVVIATKADKISKSQWQKHLKVTKETLGLSADDYLILFSSETGEGKDKVWSLLEHLANK, encoded by the coding sequence TTGAAAGTAAATCAAGCAGAAATAGTAATTAGTGCCGTAAAACCAAACCAATATCCTGAAGGAAATCTGCCAGAGTTTGCTTTAGCGGGTAGATCGAATGTTGGTAAATCTTCCTTCATTAATCGCATGCTTGGGCGAAAAGCATTAGCTCGCATTTCCTCGAAGCCAGGGAAAACACAAACATTAAATTTTTACTTAATTAATGAAATCATGCACTTTGTAGATGTACCTGGTTATGGATATGCAAAGGTTTCGAAAAAGGAAAGAGAAGCATGGGGGAAAATGCTGGAAACGTATTTCACCTCTAGAGAACAATTAAAAGCAGTAGTTTTAATTACGGATCTTCGCCATCCGCCAACTGCTGATGATATTTTAATGTACGACTTTTTAAAGCATTATGGGATTCCATGTGTGGTTATTGCGACAAAAGCCGATAAAATATCCAAATCTCAATGGCAAAAACATTTAAAAGTTACAAAAGAAACATTAGGACTAAGTGCAGATGATTACCTTATCCTATTCTCATCTGAAACTGGAGAAGGAAAAGATAAAGTTTGGTCATTACTAGAGCATTTAGCTAATAAATAA
- a CDS encoding cytochrome C assembly family protein: MQDIFMTRLHEFTIILYALSVLLYFFDFMHNNQRANRVAFWLLLFVWILQSSFLIIYIVEMNRFPILTIMEGLYFYSWVLVTFSLVINKWLEIDFIVFFTNVVGFIVMAIHTFAPARDSARIHVEQVVSELLFIHVTAALLAYGMFTISFILSVLYCIQYDLLKQKKWGRRVMRIADLAKLEHISYLLSVFGVPLLLIGLILGVQWAIIQKPDFLWYDPKIISSFIVLLVYSSFLYLRVSRKMRGKNIALLNIASFLIMLINFLLVGNFSTFHY; encoded by the coding sequence ATGCAGGATATATTTATGACTAGACTCCATGAATTCACGATTATTCTTTATGCGTTATCTGTGCTATTATATTTTTTTGATTTTATGCATAATAACCAGAGAGCAAATCGAGTCGCTTTCTGGTTACTTTTATTTGTCTGGATATTACAATCATCTTTCTTAATTATCTATATAGTGGAGATGAATAGGTTTCCGATTCTCACAATTATGGAAGGATTATACTTTTATTCTTGGGTATTGGTAACCTTTTCTTTGGTAATAAATAAGTGGCTGGAAATTGATTTTATTGTATTTTTTACAAATGTAGTCGGATTTATTGTTATGGCAATACATACTTTTGCTCCTGCACGAGATTCTGCCAGAATTCATGTGGAACAGGTTGTTTCTGAGTTACTGTTCATTCATGTGACAGCGGCCCTTTTAGCCTATGGAATGTTTACGATCTCTTTTATTCTTTCTGTCCTTTATTGTATACAATATGATTTATTGAAACAGAAAAAATGGGGAAGGAGGGTAATGCGGATCGCCGATTTAGCCAAACTAGAACATATATCTTACTTATTAAGCGTGTTTGGTGTACCATTATTATTAATTGGCTTAATTCTTGGGGTGCAATGGGCCATTATTCAAAAACCTGATTTTCTCTGGTATGATCCGAAAATTATCAGCTCCTTTATTGTGTTACTCGTATATAGCAGCTTTTTGTACTTACGAGTTTCTCGAAAAATGAGGGGGAAAAATATTGCCCTCTTAAATATTGCTAGTTTTTTAATTATGTTAATTAATTTCTTGTTAGTAGGTAATTTTTCCACCTTTCATTATTAA
- a CDS encoding LiaF transmembrane domain-containing protein yields MKTQKWFSGIVLIGFGFYFILKEFDITILPNLYTWPTLLIIIGIAFLFQGYGGKDYGVILPGVILTGFGLHFHLVNKLAIWPDHTGTFILIIALGFILQNQKTGQSLLNGLLFLLLAVLLLFYQEILGSLTFLKISPHTLNNLIPILFIILGGYYLVSKKRK; encoded by the coding sequence ATGAAAACACAAAAATGGTTCTCTGGTATCGTATTAATCGGTTTTGGATTTTATTTTATCTTAAAGGAATTTGATATTACTATTCTACCCAATCTGTACACTTGGCCAACCCTATTAATTATCATTGGGATTGCTTTTCTTTTTCAAGGTTATGGAGGAAAGGATTATGGCGTTATTTTGCCAGGTGTGATTTTAACTGGCTTTGGTTTACACTTTCACTTAGTAAATAAACTTGCTATTTGGCCTGATCATACGGGCACTTTTATTCTAATTATCGCTCTTGGCTTTATTCTTCAAAATCAAAAAACAGGGCAAAGCTTATTAAACGGTCTTCTTTTTCTTTTGTTAGCTGTTCTTTTGCTTTTCTATCAAGAAATTCTTGGTTCGCTAACATTCTTAAAAATAAGTCCTCATACGTTAAATAATTTAATACCTATTTTATTCATTATCTTGGGGGGATATTATTTAGTTTCGAAAAAGAGGAAATAA
- the hemC gene encoding hydroxymethylbilane synthase gives MRKIIVGSRKSKLAITQTNWVINQLKKLDSSFEFEVKEVVTKGDVVLDVTLSKVGGKGLFVKEIEQSMLDKEIDIAVHSMKDMPAELPKGLTIGCIPEREDYRDALISKNHIPLKDLREGAVIGTSSLRRGAQLLAVRPDLEIKWIRGNIDTRLNKLETEEYDAIILAAAGLARMGWTSDVVTEFLEPEVCLPAVGQGALAIECREDDKEVLELLSKLSNQDTTRTVYAERAFLQRMEGGCQVPIAGFAQVEKDEVSLTALVISPDGKQIYKEEVSGKNPVEVGEQAAAILTDKGAKALIDRLKEENVIDG, from the coding sequence ATGCGTAAAATAATTGTTGGTTCGAGGAAAAGTAAGCTTGCTATTACTCAGACAAATTGGGTAATTAATCAGCTGAAGAAATTAGATTCTTCTTTTGAATTTGAAGTGAAAGAAGTGGTTACCAAGGGAGATGTTGTGCTCGATGTCACTTTATCCAAGGTTGGAGGAAAGGGGCTATTTGTAAAAGAAATCGAGCAAAGTATGCTGGATAAGGAAATTGATATTGCTGTTCACAGTATGAAAGATATGCCGGCTGAGCTTCCAAAAGGATTAACCATTGGCTGTATTCCTGAGCGTGAGGATTATCGAGATGCTTTGATTAGTAAAAATCATATTCCTTTAAAAGATTTAAGAGAAGGGGCAGTCATTGGGACAAGCAGCTTGCGAAGAGGTGCTCAATTACTTGCAGTTCGTCCTGATCTTGAAATCAAATGGATTCGCGGAAATATAGACACCCGTCTAAATAAGCTAGAAACAGAAGAATATGATGCCATCATATTAGCTGCTGCTGGGTTAGCGAGAATGGGATGGACAAGCGATGTAGTGACAGAGTTTCTAGAGCCTGAAGTATGCTTACCGGCAGTTGGCCAAGGTGCCCTTGCTATTGAATGCCGCGAAGATGATAAAGAGGTATTGGAACTTTTAAGCAAGCTGTCCAACCAAGATACGACGCGTACTGTTTATGCAGAAAGAGCCTTTTTACAGCGTATGGAAGGCGGCTGCCAAGTTCCGATTGCAGGGTTTGCACAAGTAGAAAAAGATGAAGTGTCATTAACAGCATTAGTTATTTCACCTGATGGCAAACAGATATACAAGGAAGAAGTATCGGGAAAAAACCCAGTAGAAGTAGGGGAGCAAGCAGCAGCCATTTTAACAGACAAAGGTGCGAAGGCCTTAATTGATCGGTTGAAAGAGGAGAATGTTATCGATGGTTAA
- the hemB gene encoding porphobilinogen synthase, with protein sequence MVEFKRHRRLRQSANMRALVKETYVHLDDLIYPIFITEEENSKTEISSMPGIYQFSIDRLKEEMDEVQELGIKSVLLFGIPKEKDECGTQAFHDHGIVQEGIKYIKANYPEMIVVADTCLCEYTSHGHCGVIEAGRVLNDESLELLVKAAVSQAEAGADIIAPSNMMDGFVAAIRKGLDEAGFIDIPIMSYAVKYASAFYGPFREAADSTPQFGDRKAYQMDPANRLEAFREAESDVAEGADFLIVKPGLPYLDIVRDMKNEWNLPIVTYNVSGEYSMVKAAAQNGWIEEDRIIMETMISMKRAGADLIITYFAKDVARMLKEQ encoded by the coding sequence ATGGTTGAATTTAAACGTCATCGCAGATTAAGACAATCTGCCAATATGAGAGCATTAGTGAAAGAAACATATGTACATCTGGATGATTTAATTTATCCGATTTTTATTACAGAAGAAGAAAATAGTAAAACTGAAATTTCCTCTATGCCTGGTATTTATCAGTTTTCCATTGATCGATTGAAGGAAGAGATGGATGAGGTTCAAGAGCTTGGAATCAAATCTGTGTTATTATTCGGTATTCCAAAGGAAAAAGACGAATGTGGAACGCAAGCATTTCATGATCATGGTATTGTTCAGGAAGGTATCAAATACATTAAAGCTAACTATCCGGAAATGATTGTCGTTGCAGATACATGCTTATGTGAATATACTAGCCACGGACATTGTGGAGTAATTGAAGCTGGAAGAGTGCTTAATGATGAATCATTAGAATTACTTGTGAAGGCTGCAGTAAGCCAAGCAGAAGCTGGAGCGGATATTATTGCCCCTTCTAATATGATGGATGGCTTTGTAGCTGCGATTAGAAAAGGGTTAGATGAAGCTGGATTCATTGATATACCAATTATGAGTTATGCTGTAAAATACGCTTCTGCCTTTTATGGTCCATTCCGTGAAGCTGCTGATAGTACTCCACAATTTGGAGATCGCAAAGCCTATCAAATGGATCCCGCTAATCGTCTGGAAGCATTTAGAGAAGCTGAAAGTGATGTAGCAGAAGGAGCAGATTTTCTTATTGTTAAGCCAGGTCTTCCTTATTTAGATATTGTTCGTGATATGAAAAATGAATGGAATCTGCCGATTGTTACCTATAATGTAAGTGGAGAATACAGCATGGTAAAAGCTGCGGCACAAAATGGCTGGATTGAGGAAGATAGAATTATAATGGAAACAATGATTAGTATGAAACGTGCTGGAGCAGATTTAATTATTACGTATTTTGCTAAAGATGTTGCACGTATGTTAAAAGAACAATAA
- the hemA gene encoding glutamyl-tRNA reductase, which produces MHIVAVGLNFKTAPVEIRERLTFDSEQIGEAMNQLQHKKSILENVIISTCNRTEIYAVVDQLHTGRYYIKQFLAEWFQLEQEEFVPYLFVYEQDGALNHLFQVTCGLNSMVVGETQILGQIRTSFLTAQSIKSTGSVFNQLFKQAITFAKKAHTETDIGANAVSVSYAAVELAKKIFGTLLNKNVLILGAGKMGELAIQNLYSNGAKNVTVINRTFEKAEVLAHRFEGQAKPMNELQCALIDADIVISSTGSNAFVITKAMMKGVEKIRKGNPLFMVDIAVPRDLDPEIAELDSVFLYDIDDLEGIVEANLQERQKVAEKIMIMIEAEIIEFNQWLHLLGVVPVISALREKALAIQSETMKSLDRKLPNLTERERKILNKHTKSIVNQMLKDPILQAKELAAQPNADQSMQLFMKIFNLEADAPKEASDIGKKEEKEAFSPIAQPSIQV; this is translated from the coding sequence ATGCATATAGTAGCTGTCGGACTAAATTTTAAAACGGCCCCAGTAGAAATTCGTGAACGTTTAACATTTGATTCAGAGCAAATAGGGGAAGCTATGAATCAATTACAACATAAAAAAAGCATTTTAGAAAATGTGATTATTTCAACATGTAATCGTACGGAAATATATGCAGTAGTAGATCAGCTTCATACTGGTCGCTATTATATTAAACAATTTTTAGCAGAGTGGTTTCAATTGGAACAAGAAGAGTTTGTTCCTTATTTATTTGTGTATGAACAAGATGGTGCATTAAACCACTTATTCCAAGTGACATGTGGCTTAAATTCCATGGTGGTTGGAGAAACACAGATTTTAGGGCAGATACGAACTAGCTTCTTAACAGCGCAATCCATTAAATCGACTGGATCGGTGTTTAATCAATTATTTAAGCAAGCTATTACCTTTGCGAAAAAAGCACATACAGAAACAGATATCGGTGCGAACGCTGTATCTGTAAGTTATGCTGCGGTAGAATTGGCGAAAAAAATATTTGGTACCTTGCTAAATAAGAATGTCCTTATATTAGGTGCAGGAAAGATGGGCGAGCTTGCTATTCAGAATCTGTATAGCAATGGAGCAAAAAACGTAACTGTGATAAATCGCACATTTGAGAAAGCAGAAGTACTTGCACATCGTTTCGAAGGTCAAGCCAAACCGATGAATGAACTACAATGTGCTTTAATAGATGCAGATATTGTGATTAGTTCAACAGGGTCTAATGCATTTGTCATTACAAAGGCAATGATGAAGGGCGTGGAGAAAATTCGTAAAGGGAATCCACTATTCATGGTTGATATTGCTGTGCCAAGAGATTTAGATCCTGAAATCGCGGAATTAGATAGCGTATTTCTTTATGATATTGACGATTTAGAAGGAATTGTAGAAGCGAATCTGCAAGAACGACAAAAAGTAGCAGAAAAGATTATGATCATGATAGAGGCAGAAATTATCGAGTTTAATCAATGGCTTCACTTATTAGGTGTGGTGCCAGTCATTTCTGCTCTTCGCGAAAAGGCACTTGCTATTCAAAGTGAAACAATGAAAAGTCTAGATCGAAAACTTCCTAACCTTACTGAAAGAGAAAGAAAGATTTTAAATAAGCATACGAAGAGTATTGTGAATCAAATGTTAAAAGATCCAATTCTTCAAGCGAAGGAATTAGCGGCTCAACCGAATGCAGATCAATCAATGCAGCTTTTTATGAAAATCTTCAATTTAGAAGCCGATGCACCGAAAGAAGCGAGCGATATAGGAAAGAAAGAAGAGAAAGAAGCATTTTCTCCAATTGCACAGCCGTCTATTCAAGTATGA
- the lonB gene encoding ATP-dependent protease LonB, translated as MSWAEIALFVQLFFGIIIGLYFWNLLKSQRSQKVSIDRESKKEMDQLRKMRAISLTEPLSEKVRPTSFSDIVGQEDGIKALRAALCGPNPQHVIIYGPPGVGKTAAARLVLEEAKKNQKSPFKPNSVFVELDATTARFDERGIADPLIGSVHDPIYQGAGAMGQAGIPQPKQGAVTNAHGGVLFIDEIGELHSTQMNKLLKVLEDRKVFLESAYYNEENTQIPSHIHDIFKNGLPADFRLIGATTRTPNEIPPAIRSRCMEVFFRELTKEEVIQIGKKAADKVKMRISEKALDTLSEYARNGREAVNMVQISAGLAIGEDRDFIKDDEVEWVIHSSQLSPRMERKINNHSVIGAVNGLAVYGANIGALLEIEVTVIPAKDGKGSINITGIVEEESIGGQGKSIRRKSMAKGSIENVITVLRSMDVPADQFDIHVNFPGGIPIDGPSAGISMATGIYSAIYKQPVDRQVAMTGEISIHGKVKPIGGVVAKVKAAKAAGVQKVIIPQENMQAILEEIKDITIIPVKTLNEVLENALLKEEWKEEAIPASTIALTKKESI; from the coding sequence ATGAGTTGGGCGGAGATTGCTTTATTTGTACAACTATTCTTTGGAATTATTATCGGACTATATTTCTGGAATTTATTAAAGAGCCAGAGAAGCCAAAAAGTTTCGATTGACCGGGAATCAAAAAAAGAAATGGATCAATTAAGAAAGATGCGCGCCATTTCATTAACGGAACCTCTTTCTGAAAAAGTACGTCCAACAAGCTTCTCAGATATTGTGGGACAAGAGGATGGGATCAAAGCTTTAAGAGCCGCTCTCTGTGGACCAAATCCCCAGCATGTCATTATTTATGGACCACCAGGGGTTGGAAAAACAGCTGCAGCTAGGCTTGTATTAGAGGAAGCAAAGAAAAATCAAAAGTCACCCTTTAAGCCAAACTCTGTGTTTGTAGAATTAGATGCTACAACAGCTAGATTTGATGAAAGAGGGATAGCGGATCCATTAATCGGTTCTGTACATGACCCGATTTATCAAGGGGCTGGAGCAATGGGGCAAGCTGGAATCCCACAGCCAAAACAAGGTGCTGTTACAAATGCACATGGCGGCGTTCTATTTATCGATGAAATCGGAGAATTGCATTCTACGCAAATGAATAAGCTTCTAAAAGTATTAGAGGACAGGAAGGTTTTTTTAGAAAGTGCTTATTACAATGAGGAGAATACGCAAATTCCTTCCCATATACATGATATTTTTAAAAATGGACTACCGGCTGATTTTCGTTTAATCGGGGCGACGACAAGAACGCCAAACGAGATACCTCCAGCCATTCGCTCGAGATGTATGGAAGTGTTTTTTCGAGAATTAACGAAAGAAGAAGTGATTCAAATTGGCAAAAAGGCTGCTGATAAGGTGAAGATGAGAATAAGTGAGAAAGCCCTTGATACACTCTCTGAGTATGCAAGAAATGGAAGAGAGGCTGTTAATATGGTCCAGATTTCTGCTGGACTAGCAATTGGAGAGGATCGCGATTTTATAAAGGATGATGAAGTAGAATGGGTGATTCATTCTAGTCAACTTTCTCCAAGAATGGAAAGGAAAATTAATAACCATTCTGTTATTGGAGCTGTTAATGGATTAGCAGTATATGGTGCCAATATCGGGGCTTTGCTGGAAATTGAAGTAACAGTAATTCCAGCAAAAGATGGAAAAGGAAGCATAAATATTACTGGGATTGTCGAGGAGGAGAGTATTGGCGGACAAGGAAAATCCATTAGACGGAAAAGTATGGCGAAGGGATCCATTGAAAATGTCATTACTGTATTACGTTCTATGGATGTTCCTGCAGATCAATTTGATATTCATGTAAACTTTCCAGGCGGTATTCCAATTGATGGGCCTTCTGCAGGCATTTCAATGGCTACAGGGATTTACTCAGCGATCTACAAGCAGCCTGTTGATCGGCAAGTAGCGATGACCGGTGAGATCAGTATTCACGGAAAAGTGAAGCCTATCGGGGGAGTTGTCGCAAAGGTGAAAGCTGCTAAAGCTGCGGGTGTTCAAAAAGTTATTATCCCACAGGAAAATATGCAAGCAATATTAGAGGAAATAAAGGATATCACCATTATTCCTGTGAAGACATTAAATGAAGTGCTGGAAAATGCGCTCCTTAAAGAAGAGTGGAAAGAAGAAGCAATCCCAGCTTCCACCATTGCATTAACAAAGAAAGAGAGTATATAA